A DNA window from Procambarus clarkii isolate CNS0578487 chromosome 75, FALCON_Pclarkii_2.0, whole genome shotgun sequence contains the following coding sequences:
- the LOC123771712 gene encoding uncharacterized protein isoform X1 has product MRFAVGSRVLFVGEGDFSFVASLVEEDWCANVHIVASCLQQQLTERAERNTVMLAERGVEVVLGVDATQLHHNTIIKGYKFSHIVFNFPHVGGKMRIDLNRKLLREFFASAARVIVECGQVLVTLCAGQGGVPLDPVVRRWDDSWQIVLMASYADFVLRDLESFDGFKYLGYSATGYRSLEKGFHLTGAFTYTFQVRAILPDASIKDPRSVEMISMCSDYQLKVPSFLYTKFKRKPFSDKSTIIGYLSFVLREHVARAMTTCFGDDIVYGKDVDLKTLASSHAFCLTAKLKGRSVCFHTAYRVDTTHGFKIDPLVIFVFPENSSDMQNVLYQELVLEIRNTSKSFLSQVKRAALKDLVEENFLISQESVGDDNATCTTSVYVVNLAYVARLYFDTDEHELWGNGQCVCDNVITYRPWSLFPLEYIYDISFWEPPPLTDAAHCKDSLTSGCSHTSIVFDEVIIGVVIINVAKDTLESYELLSTYVHPEIKRRSYTYRIRYRSNYGALSDYKAKTIHSEIGRKLEECFGVKIR; this is encoded by the exons ATGCGATTTGCAGTGGGGTCACGCGTGCTATTTGTGGGTGAAGGGGACTTCTCATTTGTGGCCTCCTTGGTTGAGGAGGACTGGTGTGCCAATGTGCATATTGTTGCCTCGTGTCTTCAGCAGCAGCTGACTGAAAGAGCCGAAAGAAACACTGTGATGCTGGCTGAGAGAG GTGTGGAAGTTGTGTTGGGGGTCGATGCCACACAGCTTCATCATAACACCATTATTAAAGGCTACAAGTTTTCTCATATTGTCTTCAATTTCCCTCATGTTGGTGGGAAAATGAGAATTGACTTGAATCGCAAGTTACTTCGTGAATTCTTTGCAAGTGCTGCTCGTGTTATCGTGGAATGTGGCCAGGTTTTGGTAACACTTTGCGCAGGGCAAGGTGGTGTGCCACTTGACCCTGTTGTACGCAGGTGGGATGACTCATGGCAGATTGTTCTCATGGCTTCATATGCTGACTTTGTACTAAGAGACTTGGAAAGTTTTGATGGTTTCAAATACTTGGGGTATTCAGCAACTGGTTATAGATCCTTGGAAAAAGGCTTTCATCTAACGGGGGCTTTTACATACACATTTCAGGTACGTGCTATTTTACCTGATGCAAGCATCAAAGATCCTCGGTCCGTAGAGATGATCTCTATGTGCAGTGATTACCAGTTGAAGGTCCCTAGCTTCCTTTACACTAAATTTAAAAGAAAACCATTTTCCGACAAATCTACCATAATTGGCTACCTTTCTTTCGTGCTGAGAGAACATGTTGCCAGAGCCATGACAACTTGTTTTGGAGATGATATTGTATATGGAAAAGATGTAGATTTAAAAACTTTAGCCAGTTCCCATGCATTTTGTTTAACTGCAAAGCTGAAGGGCAGAAGTGTTTGTTTCCACACAGCATACAGAGTAGATACGACCCATGGCTTCAAGATTGACCCTCTTGTCATTTTTGTTTTTCCTGAGAATAGTAGTGATATGCAAAATGTATTATATCAAGAATTGGTACTGGAAATTAGAAATACAAGTAAATCTTTTCTCTCCCAAGTGAAAAGGGCAGCATTGAAGGATCTTGTAGAAGAGAATTTCTTAATTTCTCAGGAAAGTGTTGGAGATGATAATGCTACTTGTACCACATCTGTGTATGTTGTAAATCTTGCATATGTGGCCAGGTTATACTTTGACACTGATGAACATGAACTTTGGGGCaacggtcagtgtgtgtgtgataatgtgATTACATATAGACCCTGGAGTCTCTTCCCTCTTGAATATATTTATGACATCAGTTTTTGGGAACCACCGCCTTTAACTGATGCAGCACATTGTAAAGACTCGTTGACCTCAGGGTGCTCTCATACTAGTATAGTATTTGATGAAGTCATTATTGGTGTTGTTATTATCAATGTAGCAAAGGATACCTTGGAAAGCTATGAACTCCTAAGCACATATGTTCACCCAGAAATTAAGAGAAGAAGTTACACCTATAGAATTAGGTACAGAAGTAACTATGGGGCACTCTCTGATTACAAAGCAAAGACCATTCATTCAGAAATTGGAAGGAAGCTTGAAGAATGTTTTGGGGTTAAGATTCGATAA
- the LOC123771712 gene encoding mitochondrial ribosome-associated GTPase 2 isoform X2 → MAAGALRPILGRRLSWALCNRLRSILHQIRYCSNDAASPNYVDSGRPNLVMQETREHDTWKGVESLDLPSATEETWIQKGNNFIKWLKDNPHMELGEKYTAVKKVKSKADNKMGQHFIDYRRVRIRGGDGGDGCISFLSLCRNEKAGPDGADGGNGGHIVFEATRGVRSLNHISTYIHASRGENGRGKDCHGKNAENKIIQVPIGTIFKTGGKVVASLEAVGSLFIAARGGAGGKGNAFFATDVDQAPLIAEFGGNGEMFEYEVELRTMADVGLIGFPNAGKSTLLRAVSRARPKVASYPFTTLNPHVGMVHYADHHQLAVADIPGLIEGAHKNHGLGITFLRHIERCTCLLYVIDTSQPRPWEQLEVLMYELEQYQVGLSKRPHAIVANKMDLPESQDNLKELAWHVDLPLVPVSAKMGDQISQLLALMRLLVDQKVEKTISPYADSPISVEQICT, encoded by the exons ATGGCAGCAGGAGCCCTCAGACCCATCCTGGGAAGACGTCTCAGCTGGGCACTATGCAACAGGCTGAGAAGTATCCTGCATCAGATCAGATATTGCTCAAATGATGCTGCATCTCCAAATTATGTTGATAGTGGGCGACCTAATTTAGTCATGCAGGAAACGCGTGAACATGATACATGGAAAGGTGTAGAGAGCCTTGACTTGCCATCTGCTACAGAAGAAACTTGGATTCAGAAGGGAAATAACTTCATAAAATGGTTAAAAGACAATCCCCATATGGAGCTAGGAGAAAAATACACAGCAGTCAAGAAAGTCAAGAGCAAAGCAGACAATAAAATG GGCCAACATTTCATTGACTATCGACGAGTGAGGATCCGTGGTGGAGATGGCGGTGATGGCTGCAtatctttcttgagcctctgcagaaatGAGAAAGCTGGACCAGATGGTgcagatggtggtaatggtggccacATTGTCTTTGAG GCAACACGCGGTGTCCGTAGCCTCAACCACATAAGTACATACATTCATGCAAGTCGAGGTGAGAATGGACGGGGTAAAGATTGCCATGGAAAAAATGCGGAAAACAAAATTATACAG GTGCCAATTGGGACAATATTTAAAACTGGAGGAAAAGTAGTAGCAAGTCTGGAAGCAGTTGGGAGTCTGTTCATAGCTGCACGAGGAGGAGCTGGAGGCAAGGGAAATGCTTTCTTTGCCACTGACGT TGATCAAGCCCCACTAATTGCTGAATTTGGGGGCAATGGAGAAATGTTCGAGTATGAAGTTGAGCTGCGAACAATGGCAGACGTGGGGCTG ATTGGATTCCCTAATGCTGGGAAATCTACACTCTTGCGTGCAGTGTCCAGAGCACGGCCCAAGGTGGCATCTTACCCTTTCACTACACTGAACCCCCACGTTGGCATGGTCCACTATGCCGACCACCATCAGTTAGCAG TTGCAGACATTCCAGGTCTGATTGAGGGTGCCCATAAGAACCATGGTTTGGGAATAACATTTTTACGACATATTGAGAGGTGCACGTGTCTCCTCTATGTTATTGATACTTCACAGCCAAGACCGTGGGAGCAACTAGAGGTTCTCAT GTATGAGCTGGAGCAGTATCAAGTAGGTCTCTCAAAAAGGCCTCATGCAATAGTGGCTAACAAGATGGATTTACCAGAGTCTCAG GACAATCTGAAGGAATTGGCTTGGCATGTTGATCTGCCTTTAGTTCCAGTCAGTGCCAAGATGGGTGACCAAATTTCTCAGTTGTTGGCTCTCATGCGACTTCTTGTTGACCAAAAAGTTGAAAAAACAATATCACCCTATGCGGATTCTCCCATATCTGTGGAACAAATATGTAcctaa
- the LOC123771712 gene encoding mitochondrial ribosome-associated GTPase 2 isoform X3, whose translation MAAGALRPILGRRLSWALCNRLRSILHQIRYCSNDAASPNYVDSGRPNLVMQETREHDTWKGVESLDLPSATEETWIQKGNNFIKWLKDNPHMELGEKYTAVKKVKSKADNKMGQHFIDYRRVRIRGGDGGDGCISFLSLCRNEKAGPDGADGGNGGHIVFEATRGVRSLNHISTYIHASRGENGRGKDCHGKNAENKIIQVPIGTIFKTGGKVVASLEAVGSLFIAARGGAGGKGNAFFATDVDQAPLIAEFGGNGEMFEYEVELRTMADVGLIGFPNAGKSTLLRAVSRARPKVASYPFTTLNPHVGMVHYADHHQLADIPGLIEGAHKNHGLGITFLRHIERCTCLLYVIDTSQPRPWEQLEVLMYELEQYQVGLSKRPHAIVANKMDLPESQDNLKELAWHVDLPLVPVSAKMGDQISQLLALMRLLVDQKVEKTISPYADSPISVEQICT comes from the exons ATGGCAGCAGGAGCCCTCAGACCCATCCTGGGAAGACGTCTCAGCTGGGCACTATGCAACAGGCTGAGAAGTATCCTGCATCAGATCAGATATTGCTCAAATGATGCTGCATCTCCAAATTATGTTGATAGTGGGCGACCTAATTTAGTCATGCAGGAAACGCGTGAACATGATACATGGAAAGGTGTAGAGAGCCTTGACTTGCCATCTGCTACAGAAGAAACTTGGATTCAGAAGGGAAATAACTTCATAAAATGGTTAAAAGACAATCCCCATATGGAGCTAGGAGAAAAATACACAGCAGTCAAGAAAGTCAAGAGCAAAGCAGACAATAAAATG GGCCAACATTTCATTGACTATCGACGAGTGAGGATCCGTGGTGGAGATGGCGGTGATGGCTGCAtatctttcttgagcctctgcagaaatGAGAAAGCTGGACCAGATGGTgcagatggtggtaatggtggccacATTGTCTTTGAG GCAACACGCGGTGTCCGTAGCCTCAACCACATAAGTACATACATTCATGCAAGTCGAGGTGAGAATGGACGGGGTAAAGATTGCCATGGAAAAAATGCGGAAAACAAAATTATACAG GTGCCAATTGGGACAATATTTAAAACTGGAGGAAAAGTAGTAGCAAGTCTGGAAGCAGTTGGGAGTCTGTTCATAGCTGCACGAGGAGGAGCTGGAGGCAAGGGAAATGCTTTCTTTGCCACTGACGT TGATCAAGCCCCACTAATTGCTGAATTTGGGGGCAATGGAGAAATGTTCGAGTATGAAGTTGAGCTGCGAACAATGGCAGACGTGGGGCTG ATTGGATTCCCTAATGCTGGGAAATCTACACTCTTGCGTGCAGTGTCCAGAGCACGGCCCAAGGTGGCATCTTACCCTTTCACTACACTGAACCCCCACGTTGGCATGGTCCACTATGCCGACCACCATCAGTTAGCAG ACATTCCAGGTCTGATTGAGGGTGCCCATAAGAACCATGGTTTGGGAATAACATTTTTACGACATATTGAGAGGTGCACGTGTCTCCTCTATGTTATTGATACTTCACAGCCAAGACCGTGGGAGCAACTAGAGGTTCTCAT GTATGAGCTGGAGCAGTATCAAGTAGGTCTCTCAAAAAGGCCTCATGCAATAGTGGCTAACAAGATGGATTTACCAGAGTCTCAG GACAATCTGAAGGAATTGGCTTGGCATGTTGATCTGCCTTTAGTTCCAGTCAGTGCCAAGATGGGTGACCAAATTTCTCAGTTGTTGGCTCTCATGCGACTTCTTGTTGACCAAAAAGTTGAAAAAACAATATCACCCTATGCGGATTCTCCCATATCTGTGGAACAAATATGTAcctaa